Proteins co-encoded in one Ananas comosus cultivar F153 unplaced genomic scaffold, ASM154086v1, whole genome shotgun sequence genomic window:
- the LOC109704990 gene encoding LRR receptor-like serine/threonine-protein kinase FLS2, with translation MGINHTLHSLFLSNNDIGGSIPSALCESTFLEVLDLSNNNLSGEIPECIGKSQEYLTIIDMSKNNLLGGISVSICSSKYVSLLKFSSNGLTGEFPSLQNCKGLVILDLGYNKFFGAIPLWIGESLTHLTILDLRSNMFSGSIPQQLAQLGYLQILDLSSNKLSGQIPRSFGNFSWRALKEGRIDRIDNMSFKGYIISLSMDVKGQELTILKILYLVESIDLSANNLSGEIPDEITDLQTLQYLNLSRNNLIGHIPEKIGEMQSLESLDLAMNKLSGDIPQSLSALTFLSHLNLSYNNLSGVIPTGNQLQTLEDPSIYIGNPYLCGPPSARNCSANEINYMDNKEPKDKFEWLWIYFSVVLGYLFGFAVFYGVLLLNNAWRSAYFSMIDIVCDKLCIVTKVTLGKLRQRHRR, from the exons ATGG GCATAAACCATACGTTGCATTCCTTATTCTTGTCAAATAATGACATTGGTGGTAGTATACCATCTGCTCTATGCGAGTCAACTTTTTTGGAAGTTCTTGATTTATCAAACAACAACTTGTCTGGAGAAATTCCTGAATGTATTGGGAAGTCACAAGAGTATCTTACTATTATAGACATGTCAAAGAATAATCTTCTTGGGGGGATCTCTGTCTCCATTTGCTCATCGAAATATGTTTCTCTGTTGAAATTTAGTAGTAATGGCTTGACTGGAGAATTTCCATCATTGCAAAATTGCAAAGGTTTAGTTATCCTTGATCTTGGATATAATAAGTTTTTTGGAGCAATACCATTATGGATCGGAGAAAGTTTAACTCATCTGACAATTCTCGATTTACGCTCAAATATGTTTTCTGGTAGTATTCCACAGCAATTAGCACAACTTGGCTATCTCCAAATTTTGGATCTTTCTAGCAATAAACTATCAGGGCAAATACCACGATCCTTTGGCAATTTCAGTTGGAGGGCTTTGAAAGAAGGAAGAATAGATAGAATTGATAATATGAGTTTCAAAGGTTATATTATTAGTCTGTCCATGGATGTTAAGGGACAAGAACTTACGATTTTGAAGATACTCTATCTAGTTGAGAGCATAGACCTTTCGGCCAACAATCTAAGTGGAGAGATCCCGGATGAGATTACTGATCTACAGAcattacaatatttaaatttatctagaaataatttgattggacATATTCCAGAAAAAATCGGTGAAATGCAATCACTGGAATCTCTAGACCTTGCAATGAATAAGCTTTCTGGTGATATTCCTCAAAGTCTTTCGGCACTGACTTTTCTTAGCCACTTAAATTTGTCGTATAATAATCTTTCGGGAGTAATTCCAACAGGAAATCAGTTGCAGACCCTCGAGGATCCATCCATTTACATCGGCAATCCATATCTCTGTGGGCCACCAAGTGCGAGAAATTGTTCcgcaaatgaaataaattatatggaTAATAAAGAGCCTAAAGATAAGTTTGAGTGGCTATGGATATACTTTAGTGTTGTACTGGGATATCTATTTGGTTTTGCAGTCTTTTATGGTGTTTTGTTGCTCAATAATGCTTGG